One window of the Streptomyces sp. NBC_00259 genome contains the following:
- a CDS encoding thioesterase family protein: MTEPQAFFERISENHFSPTEHTRGPWDADSQHAGPPAALLGRAVEERPGAREDMRLARVTYEIVRPVPIRPLEMTTTVLRSGRSVELVEAALAPEGGAPVMFARALRIRTLEEPGPAVASGPQVPSPGETAETPFFAVPWEVGYHTSMDTRFTEGTFREQGPGTCWMRMRMPLVAGEEIRPLDRVLVAADSGNGISNVLDFRRHVFVNADLTVHLHRHPVGEWVCVEARTSVDPAGIGLADARLHDEKGPIGRSAQSLFISPR; this comes from the coding sequence GCCCACCGAGCACACCCGCGGCCCGTGGGACGCGGATTCCCAACACGCCGGCCCGCCCGCCGCACTGCTGGGGCGGGCGGTGGAGGAGCGGCCGGGAGCACGGGAGGACATGCGACTCGCGCGGGTGACGTACGAGATCGTCCGCCCGGTGCCCATACGCCCGCTGGAGATGACCACGACCGTGCTGCGCAGCGGCAGGAGCGTGGAGCTCGTCGAGGCCGCCCTCGCGCCCGAGGGCGGGGCACCCGTGATGTTCGCCAGGGCCCTTCGCATCCGTACGCTCGAAGAGCCCGGACCGGCGGTCGCGTCCGGGCCGCAGGTGCCCTCGCCCGGGGAGACCGCCGAGACGCCCTTCTTCGCCGTGCCGTGGGAGGTGGGCTACCACACCTCCATGGACACCCGGTTCACCGAAGGGACGTTCCGCGAGCAGGGGCCGGGCACCTGCTGGATGCGGATGAGGATGCCGCTCGTCGCGGGCGAGGAGATCCGCCCCCTGGACCGCGTCCTGGTGGCCGCCGACTCCGGGAACGGCATCAGCAACGTCCTCGACTTCCGCCGACACGTCTTCGTCAACGCGGACCTGACGGTCCATCTGCACCGCCACCCGGTCGGCGAGTGGGTGTGCGTCGAGGCCCGTACGAGCGTCGACCCTGCCGGGATCGGCCTGGCGGACGCCCGGCTCCATGACGAGAAGGGGCCGATCGGCCGTAGCGCGCAGAGCCTGTTCATCTCGCCTCGCTGA